The Flavobacterium psychrotrophum region CTTACCTGTTACAAATAACATCGGGCGATAAAACACAAACCTCTAAAATCATAAAACAATAATGTCAGTAACACTTTCTCCCATTATTGCGGGAGCCATGAACTGGGGCGAATGGCAGGCAAAATTTAGCCCTGTTCAAATGGCCGCCATTATAAACGACTGCATAAGCTATGGCATTACCACTTTTGACCATGCTGATATTTACGGAGGTTATACCACCGAGGCCGATTTTGGCAAGGGCTTTGCGCAAAGCGGCGTAAACAGGGAGGATATACAGCTGATAAGCAAATGCGGCATACAGCATACCCTGGGCAATCGTGAGAATAAGGTAAAACATTACAATTACAGCAAAGAGTACATTATTTGGAGTGCAGAGAACTCTCTGAGATTTCTACAGACAGATTACCTTGATGTACTGCTCCTGCACAGGCCAAGCCCACTAATGCAACCAGATGAGATTGCCGAAGCTGTAGAGAAACTAAAAAACGAAGGCAAGATAAAAGCTTTTGGCCTGAGTAACTTTACCAACTCTCAAACCGACCTTATAAGCAGCCGTACCGAGGTATTTTGTAACCAGGTAGAATTTAGCGCCACGCACATTGACGCAATGCTCGACGGCAGCTTTGACTATATGCAGGTACATAACATAAAGCCACTGGCATGGAGCCCTGTAGGCAGTGTGTTTAAAGAAAACAATGATCAAACCGCAAGGCTGCGTAAGCTACTTGTAGAATTTGAAGAAAAATACAACGCCACTGCCGATGTGATACTCCTGGCATGGATACTACAACACCCTGCGGGCATTATACCGATATCAGGGTCTTGTAACACCACAAGGCTTAAGAACCAGGCAAAAGCTACTGAAATTAAACTGGAACTTATGGACTGGTTTGCCATCTGGACGGAGAGCGCAGGGCATAAGGTACCGTAGTTTGTTATAAAGTTGAAAGTTCTAATGTTAGAAAGTTCTACCCGAAACATTATTGCTTTTGACATACAGGCTCAACTAACATTATAACTTTTAAACATTCAACATTACAACTGAATATGAAAAAAACAGCATTAATAACAGGGGCTACCAGTGGCATAGGCAGGGCTACAGCACGCCTGCTGGCACAAAATAATTTCAGGCTGGTTATTTGCGGCCGCCGCGAAGACCGCCTTGCAGAACTTCAGGATGAGTTTTCGGCTCTTACACAAGTACAGACATTAAACTTTGATGTGCGTAAAAAGAAGGACGTTGCTAAAGCCATAGCATCGTTACCGGCAGATTTCCTTACCATAGACGTACTGATAAATAATGCCGGTAATGCCCACGGCCTTGACCCAATAGAAAACGGCGATGTAGACGACTGGGATGCCATGATAGACATTAACGTAAAGGGGCTGCTGTATGTTAGCAAGGCCATTATACCGGGTATGGTTGAGCGAAAAAGCGGCCACATCATTAACATAGGCTCTATAGCTGGAAAAGAGGTGTATGCAAACGGAAACGTATACTGTGCCTCTAAGCACGCGGTAGACGCCATTAACCAGGGTATGCGTATGGACCTGAACCAATATGGCATTCGCGTAGGCGCCATTAACCCCGGTATGGTAGATACCGAGTTTAGCGAAGTGCGATTTAAAGGCGACAGCCAGCGTGCCGAAAGCGTGTATCAGGGGCTTGAGCCATTACATGCCGAAGACATTGCAGACATTATACACTTTGTGGTAACACGCCCGTATCATGTAAACATTGCCGACCTGCTGG contains the following coding sequences:
- a CDS encoding aldo/keto reductase; this encodes MSVTLSPIIAGAMNWGEWQAKFSPVQMAAIINDCISYGITTFDHADIYGGYTTEADFGKGFAQSGVNREDIQLISKCGIQHTLGNRENKVKHYNYSKEYIIWSAENSLRFLQTDYLDVLLLHRPSPLMQPDEIAEAVEKLKNEGKIKAFGLSNFTNSQTDLISSRTEVFCNQVEFSATHIDAMLDGSFDYMQVHNIKPLAWSPVGSVFKENNDQTARLRKLLVEFEEKYNATADVILLAWILQHPAGIIPISGSCNTTRLKNQAKATEIKLELMDWFAIWTESAGHKVP
- a CDS encoding SDR family NAD(P)-dependent oxidoreductase, which encodes MKKTALITGATSGIGRATARLLAQNNFRLVICGRREDRLAELQDEFSALTQVQTLNFDVRKKKDVAKAIASLPADFLTIDVLINNAGNAHGLDPIENGDVDDWDAMIDINVKGLLYVSKAIIPGMVERKSGHIINIGSIAGKEVYANGNVYCASKHAVDAINQGMRMDLNQYGIRVGAINPGMVDTEFSEVRFKGDSQRAESVYQGLEPLHAEDIADIIHFVVTRPYHVNIADLLVLPTAQASATIVNKKV